One genomic region from Euzebya tangerina encodes:
- a CDS encoding DNA polymerase III subunit alpha — MTTPSFTHLTARTCYSLRDGVIRPHELAQATARMGMAAVGVTDRAGLYGGVRFAQACRAAGVRPIYGATLALAPDGGRPGWEITRGPGVGTLMGPGVGRGLGGPYDNGRSGIGRSGVPSGIGFSGIGFSGIGSGRGQAKGPGSGQAWLADDAAQVALIAADEGGFATLNRVITDHHLDNPRGAPHLRWDHVVHRLGSADRCGGGAGVFVLLGDNSPVGRLLAQGRHDAARQETRRWLHLLGPKRLLIGVTHHQAPGDDARARAAFALADDLGLRAVADQQARYLRQQDARVADVMDAVRQQVPLAQHHSSRRNAQGFLTSPAQMAAVFRERPDALRNTMWVAEQCHVDIGLGRLRVPDFVTGPSGTNDPAWALAELRQRCEHGLVERFGTVAGRSQGGFEDVGRSGHLPSTQQLDDLLDRELAMIKRMGLAGYFLTVAEIMDRIRSKGILAACRGSAASSLVTYALRISDVNPITHDLAFERFMNPYRDELPDIDIDVESARREDIYRDLLETYGEDRVACVAMVETFKARMAIREVGKAIGMPAGEIDYIAKAFPHVRAGDVRPALDHLPELQGLNLDSGHLRLLFDVVERLDGFPRHIALHPCGIILADSTLRDLVPMERSAPRGPSDDGFAMAQYDKDDVEALGLCKLDVLAIRMLSSMAHCIEEVRETRGADIDFDHVGWADGDTYELIQSTRTLGMFQIESPGQRELVGKFQPEHLDDLVVDISLFRPGPVKGDMVKPFLKRRHGEEASGVPHPILERALGETFGVIVYHEQVMRAISAVTGCDLAEADLARRRLGDPTQLEQLERWIKRGAAERGVPPEVAEWLWVSLAQFASFGFCKAHAAAFSVPTYRSAWLKAHFLPEFVAGLLTHDPGMYPRRLIMDDARQFGVAILPLDVNLSASDYRVEIIREDEAYALLGVDPDRLAEADVARGRGGPVRERGTSPHGGEPDLAAGNLTLQRGISPRPQDVWTPRGWSRDDDGALLPPAGFDKGKAEPGWRYAIRMGLQDVERIDESMINSLLLGRPFTSVGDLRLRARLSKPVVESLTHAGALDVIGGIGSATVRVPSVPSSGPRGHAPGSGTEQTTKTRRDLLLEVGERWSGLKRHAVSRPDQPQQLGLLEPEEALGLPAYRPSDIVRAELEVTGLDSSRHVISFYDTLLDQLGVTRAVDLLECRENQMVRIAGVKVATQTPPVKSGQRVIFLSLDDSTGVGDATFFESVHEECAWTVFHTWLLVVEGRVHRSGRRGVSLTASSVWDLRRLMRAWQQGWLPEAMGESGRPVRAGQPVRGQAGAVERSHDGAPSEGIRGAPGRSGIRFAHRPGEHLVMAKAKPFGGAGPAAGVGSAGPNAGRQGLAASATPDETSTTGSDSPLIGGLRPGDLAARADATARANTVGSPSRIGPNGTTWADPAGRHPGVDSQDVKRLSPNDPRRRDDPRAAGERHEEEPPRKLWHSSPGSAGH; from the coding sequence GTGACCACCCCCTCCTTCACCCATCTGACCGCCCGGACCTGCTACTCGCTGCGGGACGGGGTCATCCGTCCACACGAACTGGCGCAGGCCACCGCCCGAATGGGGATGGCGGCTGTGGGGGTGACCGACCGCGCCGGACTCTACGGCGGGGTGCGGTTCGCGCAGGCGTGCCGCGCCGCCGGCGTCCGGCCCATCTACGGGGCCACCCTGGCGCTGGCGCCTGACGGTGGACGACCGGGCTGGGAGATCACCCGGGGGCCAGGGGTCGGGACACTCATGGGACCGGGGGTCGGGCGTGGCCTGGGAGGCCCATACGACAACGGCCGGTCCGGCATCGGTCGATCTGGTGTCCCGTCCGGCATCGGGTTCTCCGGCATCGGGTTCTCCGGCATCGGGTCAGGACGGGGGCAGGCGAAGGGCCCCGGCAGCGGTCAGGCATGGTTGGCCGACGACGCCGCTCAGGTAGCCCTCATCGCCGCCGACGAGGGTGGGTTCGCGACCCTCAATCGGGTCATCACCGATCACCACCTGGACAACCCGCGAGGGGCGCCACACCTCCGCTGGGACCATGTGGTCCACCGCTTGGGCAGCGCTGATCGGTGTGGTGGGGGTGCGGGCGTGTTCGTGCTGCTGGGGGACAACTCGCCGGTCGGCCGGCTGCTGGCGCAGGGCCGGCATGACGCCGCCCGGCAGGAGACCCGCCGGTGGCTGCACCTGCTCGGGCCAAAGCGACTGCTGATCGGGGTCACCCATCACCAGGCTCCCGGTGACGACGCGCGTGCCCGTGCTGCCTTCGCCCTGGCCGACGATCTGGGGCTGCGGGCGGTGGCCGACCAGCAGGCGCGGTACCTGCGGCAGCAGGACGCCCGGGTCGCCGACGTCATGGATGCCGTCCGGCAGCAGGTGCCGTTGGCGCAGCACCACTCCTCCCGTCGCAACGCCCAGGGGTTCCTGACGTCCCCGGCGCAGATGGCTGCGGTGTTCCGCGAACGCCCCGACGCCCTCCGCAACACCATGTGGGTGGCCGAGCAGTGCCACGTCGACATCGGTTTGGGACGGCTCCGGGTCCCCGACTTCGTCACCGGCCCGAGTGGCACCAATGACCCCGCGTGGGCCTTGGCCGAGCTGCGCCAGCGCTGCGAGCACGGACTGGTCGAGCGGTTCGGGACGGTGGCCGGCCGCTCGCAAGGTGGGTTCGAGGACGTCGGCCGCTCCGGTCACCTCCCCAGCACCCAGCAGCTGGACGACCTGCTGGACCGTGAGCTCGCGATGATCAAGCGCATGGGGCTGGCCGGGTACTTCCTGACCGTCGCCGAGATCATGGACCGGATCCGCAGCAAGGGGATCCTGGCGGCCTGTCGGGGGTCGGCGGCGAGCTCGCTGGTGACCTACGCGTTGCGGATCTCCGACGTCAACCCGATCACCCACGACCTGGCCTTCGAGCGGTTCATGAATCCCTACCGGGACGAACTGCCCGACATCGACATCGATGTCGAGTCCGCCCGGCGGGAGGACATCTACCGCGATCTGCTTGAGACCTACGGCGAAGACCGGGTCGCCTGCGTCGCGATGGTCGAGACCTTCAAGGCCCGCATGGCCATCCGCGAGGTCGGCAAGGCCATCGGGATGCCCGCCGGTGAGATCGACTACATCGCCAAGGCCTTCCCGCACGTGCGCGCCGGGGACGTGCGGCCAGCGCTCGATCATCTGCCCGAGCTCCAGGGGTTGAATCTGGACTCCGGCCACCTCCGCCTCCTCTTCGACGTCGTCGAGCGGCTGGACGGCTTCCCCCGCCACATCGCGCTGCACCCGTGCGGGATCATCCTGGCCGACTCGACCCTGCGCGACCTGGTGCCGATGGAGCGCTCTGCCCCTCGTGGGCCATCTGATGACGGCTTCGCGATGGCCCAGTACGACAAGGACGATGTCGAGGCGCTCGGCCTGTGCAAGCTGGACGTGCTGGCGATCCGGATGCTGTCGAGCATGGCTCACTGCATCGAGGAGGTCCGGGAGACCCGTGGGGCCGACATCGACTTCGACCACGTCGGCTGGGCCGACGGTGATACCTATGAGCTGATCCAGTCCACCCGGACCCTCGGCATGTTCCAGATCGAGTCGCCCGGTCAGCGCGAACTGGTCGGCAAGTTCCAGCCGGAGCACCTTGACGACCTGGTGGTGGACATCTCGCTGTTCCGGCCGGGTCCGGTGAAGGGCGACATGGTCAAGCCGTTCCTCAAGCGGCGTCATGGTGAGGAGGCGTCCGGCGTCCCCCACCCGATCCTCGAGCGGGCCCTCGGCGAGACCTTCGGCGTGATCGTCTACCACGAGCAGGTCATGCGGGCGATCTCGGCGGTGACCGGGTGTGATCTGGCGGAGGCGGATCTGGCCCGACGACGCTTGGGCGACCCGACCCAGTTGGAGCAGTTGGAGCGCTGGATCAAGCGAGGTGCGGCGGAGCGGGGGGTCCCGCCGGAGGTGGCGGAGTGGCTGTGGGTGAGCCTGGCCCAGTTCGCCTCGTTCGGGTTCTGCAAGGCCCATGCGGCGGCGTTCAGCGTGCCGACGTACCGCTCGGCGTGGCTGAAGGCCCACTTCCTGCCAGAGTTCGTCGCCGGCCTGCTGACCCACGACCCGGGGATGTACCCGCGTCGGCTGATCATGGACGACGCCCGCCAGTTCGGCGTGGCGATCCTGCCGCTGGACGTCAACCTCTCGGCCAGCGACTATCGCGTGGAGATCATCCGGGAGGACGAGGCCTACGCCCTGCTCGGCGTGGACCCGGACCGGTTGGCGGAGGCAGACGTGGCTCGCGGGCGGGGAGGGCCGGTCCGCGAACGTGGAACCTCACCTCATGGTGGGGAACCTGACCTCGCAGCGGGGAACCTGACCTTGCAGCGGGGAATCTCACCTCGACCTCAGGATGTGTGGACACCGCGGGGATGGTCCCGGGACGACGATGGGGCACTGCTCCCTCCGGCGGGGTTCGACAAGGGGAAGGCAGAACCGGGGTGGCGCTACGCGATCCGGATGGGCCTCCAGGACGTCGAGCGGATCGACGAGTCGATGATCAACTCCCTGCTGCTCGGCCGCCCCTTCACCTCGGTCGGTGATCTGCGGCTGCGGGCCCGACTGTCCAAGCCGGTGGTCGAGTCCCTCACCCATGCGGGTGCGCTGGACGTCATCGGCGGGATCGGATCTGCCACCGTGCGTGTCCCCTCAGTCCCATCATCCGGACCCAGAGGACACGCACCGGGGTCTGGGACGGAGCAGACGACCAAGACCCGCCGTGATCTGCTGCTGGAGGTGGGGGAGCGCTGGAGTGGGTTGAAGCGCCACGCCGTCTCGCGTCCGGACCAGCCGCAGCAGCTCGGCCTGCTCGAGCCGGAGGAGGCGCTCGGCCTACCCGCGTACCGGCCGAGCGACATCGTGCGGGCCGAACTCGAGGTCACCGGGTTGGACTCGAGCCGGCACGTCATCTCCTTCTACGACACGCTGCTGGACCAGTTGGGGGTCACCCGTGCGGTGGACCTGCTGGAGTGCCGGGAGAACCAGATGGTCCGGATCGCCGGCGTGAAGGTGGCGACCCAGACCCCGCCGGTGAAGTCCGGACAGCGGGTGATCTTCCTGTCGCTGGACGACTCGACGGGGGTGGGGGATGCCACGTTCTTCGAGTCGGTGCACGAGGAGTGTGCGTGGACGGTGTTCCACACCTGGCTGCTCGTGGTGGAGGGGCGGGTGCATCGGAGCGGCCGTCGCGGGGTCAGCTTGACCGCCTCGTCCGTGTGGGACCTGCGGCGGCTGATGCGGGCCTGGCAGCAGGGCTGGCTACCGGAGGCGATGGGGGAGAGCGGACGCCCCGTCCGTGCCGGCCAGCCGGTCCGGGGGCAGGCCGGTGCGGTCGAGCGCAGCCACGACGGTGCACCGTCGGAGGGGATCCGTGGCGCGCCCGGCCGCTCCGGCATCCGGTTCGCCCATCGTCCGGGGGAGCACCTGGTGATGGCGAAGGCGAAGCCGTTCGGTGGCGCCGGCCCGGCGGCCGGTGTGGGGAGCGCCGGTCCCAACGCTGGTCGGCAGGGTCTGGCGGCCAGCGCGACCCCTGATGAGACGTCAACGACGGGCTCCGACAGCCCGCTGATCGGTGGGCTCCGTCCTGGCGACCTGGCGGCTCGGGCTGACGCCACGGCACGGGCGAACACGGTGGGCAGCCCATCCCGGATCGGCCCGAACGGGACGACGTGGGCAGACCCGGCTGGCCGTCATCCGGGTGTGGACAGCCAGGACGTGAAGCGCCTCTCCCCGAACGATCCTCGCCGTCGGGACGATCCGCGAGCAGCGGGGGAGCGGCACGAGGAGGAGCCGCCCCGGAAGCTATGGCACTCCTCACCTGGCTCGGCTGGTCACTGA